From the genome of Halomonas sp. 1513, one region includes:
- a CDS encoding FAD-dependent oxidoreductase, whose translation MDAPLTLIGSGMAALGLVRQLRERDARRPITLITADSGDDYSKPLLSTGFAKRLPPERLAARSALEVADQLGVVMRPHTRVTAIDPAARRLSIGAEILPYGELVIATGAAPRVPFAIPEAVATRVFTINDLDDYRGFYAALEALGRPARVTIIGAGLVGCEFANDLSAGGHRVSLVAPETTPLPRLLPEPLGRALGNAFADAGIDVNLGRQLEALAAEGSQVAVHLDDGQALEADLVLVATGLAPRTALAAAAGLAVSDAGIRVDRQLRSSQPGIYALGDVACVAGVNAMYVQPLQASAKALAATLAGTPTEVSYGAWPILVKTPLLPCVALPPHRPLARWRLEGEGADLAALAEDEDGRLIGFALTGACVRRKVELARAAPALLV comes from the coding sequence ATGGACGCCCCCTTGACCCTCATCGGCAGCGGCATGGCCGCGCTGGGCCTGGTCCGCCAGCTGCGCGAGCGCGACGCCCGGCGGCCGATTACCCTGATCACTGCCGACAGCGGCGACGACTATTCCAAGCCGCTGCTCTCCACCGGCTTCGCCAAGCGCCTGCCGCCGGAACGGCTGGCGGCCCGCTCGGCGCTGGAGGTGGCCGACCAGCTCGGCGTGGTGATGCGACCCCACACCCGCGTCACCGCCATCGACCCCGCTGCGCGCCGCCTGTCGATAGGCGCGGAAATCCTGCCCTACGGCGAGCTGGTGATCGCCACCGGCGCCGCTCCCCGGGTGCCCTTTGCGATTCCCGAGGCGGTTGCCACGCGGGTCTTCACCATCAACGACCTCGATGACTACCGCGGCTTTTACGCCGCCCTGGAGGCGCTGGGGCGCCCGGCACGGGTGACGATCATCGGTGCCGGCCTGGTGGGCTGCGAATTTGCCAACGATCTCTCCGCCGGAGGCCATAGGGTGAGCCTGGTGGCTCCTGAGACCACGCCGCTACCGCGGCTGTTGCCCGAGCCGCTGGGGCGGGCGCTGGGCAACGCCTTTGCCGATGCGGGTATCGACGTGAATCTGGGGCGCCAGCTCGAGGCGCTGGCGGCGGAGGGCAGTCAGGTCGCGGTGCACCTCGATGACGGCCAGGCCCTCGAGGCCGATCTGGTGCTGGTGGCCACCGGCCTGGCGCCGCGCACGGCGCTTGCCGCCGCGGCCGGGCTGGCGGTCAGCGACGCCGGTATTCGCGTCGACCGCCAGCTGCGCAGCTCGCAGCCGGGTATCTATGCGCTGGGCGACGTGGCCTGCGTGGCGGGGGTCAATGCGATGTACGTGCAGCCGCTGCAGGCCAGCGCCAAGGCGCTGGCAGCGACCCTGGCCGGTACCCCCACGGAGGTTAGCTACGGCGCCTGGCCGATCCTGGTCAAGACCCCGCTGCTACCCTGCGTGGCACTGCCCCCCCACCGGCCGCTGGCCCGCTGGCGCCTCGAGGGCGAAGGCGCCGATCTGGCGGCCCTGGCCGAGGACGAGGACGGACGTTTGATCGGTTTTGCGTTGACAGGCGCCTGCGTCAGGCGGAAAGTCGAACTGGCGCGGGCGGCACCGGCGTTGCTAGTCTAG